The genomic segment GCGTGCGTGAAGGTATGCGCCGGGCAGGCCATCCTCGGCGAAAAAGACATGCCCCACAAGATCGACCCGGCCAAATGCACCAAGTGCGGCGCCTGCATGGAAGTCTGTGTACCGAAAGCAGTCTTGGTGAGCTGAATGAAACGGTGAGGAAATGATTCGACTCAAGGTGAACGGCATCAACGTCGAAGTGGAGCCCGGCACCACCGTGCTGGAGGCCATCCGCTTCCTGGGTCTTCCCATTCCCACGCTCTGCCACGACGACGGATTGCGCGACATCGGCGCTTGCCGGCTGTGCACCGTGGAGGTGAGCATGGCTGCCAACGGCCGCACCCGCCTGTTGAGCGCCTGCACTCTTCCCGCCCAGGACGGCATGGACATCCGCACCAACTCCGCCTCCGTGCAGCGCGCCCGCAAGCTGCTGCTGGAGCTGTATGTCGCCACCTGCCCGCAGTCCAAGACTATCCAGGATCTGGCGAGCGAGTACGGCGTGCGCCAGGTGCGCTACGACGCGCACCACGAGAACTGCATCCAGTGCGGCCTCTGCGTGCGCATCTGCGAGCAGCAGATGATGGCCGGCGCGATTGGGTTCGCAGGACGCGGGCACCATCGCCGCGTGTCCCGGCCTTTCGACATCACCAGCGATAAGTGCCGCCAGTGCGGCGCTTGCATTTACGTTTGCCCGGTTTGCGAGCTGCGGTGCCAGGCCTCGACGGCCACCACCGCGCTCTGCAGCGGATGCCTGAATTTCGCGCCGGTGTGCTTCCAAAGCTACGACGACGCGATGTGCTTCCTGGAAC from the Terriglobales bacterium genome contains:
- a CDS encoding 2Fe-2S iron-sulfur cluster-binding protein; this encodes MIRLKVNGINVEVEPGTTVLEAIRFLGLPIPTLCHDDGLRDIGACRLCTVEVSMAANGRTRLLSACTLPAQDGMDIRTNSASVQRARKLLLELYVATCPQSKTIQDLASEYGVRQVRYDAHHENCIQCGLCVRICEQQMMAGAIGFAGRGHHRRVSRPFDITSDKCRQCGACIYVCPVCELRCQASTATTALCSGCLNFAPVCFQSYDDAMCFLEPCHACEISGPLRSDVKIKKAISS